The genome window CGTTGCTCACCTTCCGCCTGGGGCTTCTACATCCATATCGATACCACAGACTCTCCGGATCTCGGCAATGATCGTGCGTTCGCGGGCGGTGCAGAACGCCTCGTATTGCGCGGCGACCTCTTCGCTCGAGAGCGACGGTACAGTAGCACGAAGCGCAGCCCGCGACGCTTCGTCGAGGAAATGGGGCTCCAGGACCGCATCGCCCCGAAGCGGCGGCACGATCTCCGGCATGGCCAGGTACTCGGAAGGACGCTTCGCCTTGATCTTGTTGTTGGTCATGTTGCTGATCAGCGTTCGATTGACGATCGAGTTTACCACCGGCTTCTTCGTGATCTTGTGCTCACGCAGGTACGCCCGCGGGAACACGTGATGGTCGTTCAGCTTCTGGAGCTGGATGCTCTCGCCCAAAGACCAATCGCGAGCTCCCCGAATGGCCAGCAGGCAGAAAACGCCGCAGTACACCGCGCTGGCATAACTGGCGGACCCCCGTATGGAGTATCCGGCTGCCCCGATTCGTGCCCGGGCCTCGGCGAAAACGGCCGGCTCCGGTTTGTCGTTCAGCCAATGGTCAAGGAACTCGGCGTAGTCCTTTCGAGACTTGCTCTCGACGCCGCTGGAGAATCGCTCCAGGAAGACGTTGCACCAGTACCAGCGACGCAGCTCGGCGCGCGCCGCCTCGCCCAGATTGCGCTCCTCGATCTCCGCCCGGAGCGCCGCCAGCACGGGAATCAGGCCGAAACCCGGCAACCATTTCTGGTGGAAGACGCCAAAACCGTCAGGGCCAACGTGTTCCACGAGCTCGAAGGCCCGCTCCATCGCCGCGGCGGCTCTTCGCCAGTCATCCTCGAACCCCTCGGGTTTCAGATTGATCAGGATACGGGGCTTCGGCTCGAGCCCGCGAAGCAGTGCAAG of Phycisphaerae bacterium contains these proteins:
- a CDS encoding DUF262 domain-containing protein translates to MSTDGYDITPDKRPIIGLVQQAYEGKACLPNFQRDFVWPREGVADLLRSVLRGYYIGALLLLRSDPQEPPFAPVFLRGAKPAHRDPRPELLILDGQQRLTALLYALTAPQLPLKDSSRPRRFFTDLQLLLEEPDNDGIVFDVAENELNGLEHEEEQYRRRILPCTTMFRLDDFMTWRDGLDDWLREQEPENHKRFREEWRTPWTKAVGAFQNFLVPLVELPQVRDSDTFAIGRVCAIFEKLNSTGVDLSVYDLLTARLYRHRIRLHQLWKETCQQHKRIAAWSGGKADTNKLGVLVLRTLALLRGLEPKPRILINLKPEGFEDDWRRAAAAMERAFELVEHVGPDGFGVFHQKWLPGFGLIPVLAALRAEIEERNLGEAARAELRRWYWCNVFLERFSSGVESKSRKDYAEFLDHWLNDKPEPAVFAEARARIGAAGYSIRGSASYASAVYCGVFCLLAIRGARDWSLGESIQLQKLNDHHVFPRAYLREHKITKKPVVNSIVNRTLISNMTNNKIKAKRPSEYLAMPEIVPPLRGDAVLEPHFLDEASRAALRATVPSLSSEEVAAQYEAFCTARERTIIAEIRRVCGIDMDVEAPGGR